In one Drosophila pseudoobscura strain MV-25-SWS-2005 chromosome X, UCI_Dpse_MV25, whole genome shotgun sequence genomic region, the following are encoded:
- the LOC117185215 gene encoding uncharacterized protein, with product MNGQNRKREWQAGRGEDLTPDDRIELIAELMAKLDGVNFVADFLHIRRLKLLITDCLPDRKEQLLRILIGYVNRPPSPATTSYAKIVSLLSNDLGSLMVDCIRALRAVQEKALIDGKWDNARGLEYFLAELSK from the coding sequence ATGAACGGTCAGAATCGCAAGAGGGAGTGGCAAGCTGGGCGCGGTGAGGATCTCACCCCCGACGACCGTATTGAACTGATTGCCGAGTTGATGGCTAAACTAGACGGCGTCAATTTCGTCGCCGACTTTTTACACATCCGTCGACTGAAACTGCTGATCACCGACTGCCTGCCCGACCGCAAGGAGCAGCTGCTACGCATTCTCATAGGCTATGTGAACCGGCCCCCCAGCCCGGCCACAACTAGCTACGCCAAAATTGTGAGTCTCCTCAGCAACGACCTTGGTTCCTTGATGGTCGACTGCATCCGCGCCCTGAGGGCGGTCCAAGAGAAGGCACTCATCGATGGCAAGTGGGACAACGCGCGCGGCCTGGAGTACTTCTTAGCCGAGCTAAGCAAGTGA